In the genome of Aridibaculum aurantiacum, one region contains:
- a CDS encoding alpha/beta hydrolase: MIRIKKWMKQVKWCRGMQWLLLLLMAGNAAIGQAVVKDTSFTVYSSYTKEKKRFPQIEIPSYAVPEGVQVVKDVGYRIIGDRKLLADVYMPSGNQRSYPAVLLVFGGGWKSGNKDHWIPFAQQLAANGFVAVAVEYRLSPEAPYPAAIHDLKDAVRWMRSNARKYKINKRKIAALGASAGGHLASLVGSTNRNKAFEGETKSCLRKSRVQAVVNIDGVLAFKHPLSMEGKVAGEWLGGSYEENPTNWEAASPLNHVDKHTAPVLFLNSSTPRFHAGRDEMIKKLNALRIYSEVHDFPNTPHTFWLFHPWYNEVLSRTIAFLNKML; the protein is encoded by the coding sequence ATGATCAGAATAAAGAAGTGGATGAAGCAGGTAAAGTGGTGTAGAGGTATGCAGTGGCTTTTATTGCTGCTAATGGCAGGTAATGCAGCAATAGGCCAAGCAGTGGTTAAGGATACTTCTTTTACGGTGTATAGTAGTTATACAAAGGAGAAGAAGCGTTTCCCACAGATTGAAATCCCTTCTTATGCTGTGCCGGAAGGTGTACAGGTAGTGAAAGATGTAGGTTATAGAATTATTGGTGACAGGAAGCTGCTGGCGGATGTTTATATGCCTTCAGGTAATCAGCGTTCATACCCGGCTGTGCTGCTGGTATTTGGAGGCGGCTGGAAGAGTGGCAACAAAGATCATTGGATACCTTTTGCCCAACAGTTGGCAGCCAATGGTTTTGTGGCTGTAGCTGTTGAGTATCGGCTTTCGCCTGAGGCGCCTTACCCGGCTGCTATACACGACTTGAAAGATGCCGTCCGCTGGATGCGCAGCAATGCAAGAAAATACAAGATCAACAAACGGAAAATAGCTGCACTCGGTGCATCAGCAGGCGGGCACCTGGCCAGTTTAGTTGGCAGCACCAACAGGAACAAAGCATTTGAAGGAGAGACAAAAAGCTGCCTTCGTAAAAGCAGGGTGCAGGCAGTGGTAAATATTGATGGTGTACTTGCTTTCAAACATCCATTATCAATGGAAGGTAAAGTAGCCGGTGAGTGGCTGGGAGGTTCATACGAAGAGAACCCAACAAATTGGGAAGCCGCTTCTCCGCTAAATCATGTAGATAAACATACTGCACCTGTTCTTTTCCTCAATAGCTCTACGCCACGTTTTCATGCCGGAAGAGATGAAATGATCAAGAAGTTAAACGCGCTTCGTATTTATTCGGAAGTGCATGATTTTCCTAACACACCGCATACGTTTTGGTTATTTCACCCCTGGTACAATGAAGTGCTCAGCCGCACGATTGCTTTTTTGAATAAGATGCTATAG
- a CDS encoding SdpI family protein has product MKKTGLYVFAFLVILIPWIYLLMAWSQMAETVPTHFGLDGEPDDFGSKASVLLLPLGMITITGIGIFLLLMNIHRIDPKRQHNSPELVARIGLGILIFMAVIGVLIVDSARSGALHFDKILLPLMGFFFAFLGSTFTSLKPNYFIGLRTPWALEDDNNWQYTHKLAAKYWMAGGLLAAVISLFLPFETSFIVFFVIILLIAGIPFYCSYRFYKRTKAHKLKSK; this is encoded by the coding sequence ATGAAGAAAACTGGGCTATATGTCTTTGCATTCTTAGTTATTCTTATACCGTGGATTTACCTGCTGATGGCGTGGTCGCAAATGGCTGAAACGGTGCCTACTCATTTTGGTTTGGATGGTGAGCCAGATGATTTTGGAAGCAAGGCTTCTGTTTTACTACTACCATTAGGCATGATCACTATAACGGGAATAGGAATCTTCCTTTTGCTCATGAACATTCATAGAATAGATCCGAAAAGACAGCATAATTCGCCGGAGTTAGTGGCGAGGATAGGTTTAGGTATCCTGATCTTTATGGCGGTAATTGGAGTGTTGATTGTAGACTCTGCACGCTCAGGTGCTTTACATTTTGACAAGATCTTACTGCCACTCATGGGCTTTTTCTTTGCCTTTTTAGGCAGCACCTTTACTTCTTTAAAACCAAACTACTTTATTGGCTTAAGAACACCATGGGCACTAGAAGATGATAACAACTGGCAATACACGCACAAGTTAGCTGCAAAATATTGGATGGCGGGCGGCCTGTTAGCAGCAGTTATCTCGCTGTTCCTGCCATTCGAAACCTCTTTCATCGTCTTTTTTGTCATCATACTCCTCATAGCAGGAATTCCATTTTATTGCTCCTATCGTTTTTACAAAAGAACAAAAGCACACAAGTTAAAAAGTAAATAA
- a CDS encoding peptide MFS transporter: protein MNVTPADQAILQKGHPKGLYVLFATEFWERFSYYGMRAIFVLFMTDKLLFDKAYAANIYGSYTGLVYLTPLLGGYMADRYWGNRKSIFVGGILMALGQFVLFASASMSEPGASALTTSLLWGGLALLIFGNGFFKPNISTMVGQLYPEDQASRKDSAYTIFYMGINAGAFLAPLVCGYLGEKIDFKWGFFAAGVGMILSLIIFYYTKNKYVVSSTGEQLGVHANKLKDTGISETGKTGFSTGQVLFLVGSIIAAIALMYFILNVDFWGSAIYGMTLCLPFAILTDRSLTKVEKSRLTVIIIIMLFVIFFWMCFEQAGASLTFFANEQTDRRVFGWEMPASYFQSFNPVFIVLLAPIFAGLWGFLGKRGIEPPAPMKQAMGLGFLALGFLFISFGVTDSPAIKVSILWLTGLYFLHTVGELFLSPIGLSMVNKLTPGRFTSLMMGIWFMAIATGNKLAGTMSALYPDPSSTAPPPVFLGITIDNLYTYFMIFVGFAGAAAVILFLLSFKLKAMMKGIR from the coding sequence ATGAATGTGACACCTGCCGACCAGGCAATCTTACAGAAAGGCCATCCAAAAGGGCTGTATGTGCTTTTCGCAACTGAATTCTGGGAGCGCTTCAGCTATTATGGTATGCGCGCCATTTTCGTTCTCTTCATGACTGATAAGCTTTTGTTTGATAAAGCATACGCAGCAAATATTTATGGAAGCTATACAGGATTAGTTTACCTGACTCCATTGTTAGGTGGTTATATGGCCGACAGGTACTGGGGCAACAGGAAGTCAATATTTGTTGGAGGAATATTAATGGCACTAGGCCAGTTTGTACTGTTTGCTTCTGCATCTATGAGTGAACCCGGCGCCTCCGCACTTACTACCTCTTTGTTATGGGGTGGATTAGCTCTCTTGATCTTTGGTAATGGTTTCTTTAAACCAAACATTAGTACCATGGTTGGCCAGCTATACCCGGAGGACCAGGCAAGCCGCAAAGACTCCGCCTATACTATCTTTTACATGGGTATCAATGCAGGTGCATTTCTTGCACCGCTGGTATGTGGTTACCTCGGTGAGAAAATCGACTTCAAATGGGGCTTCTTTGCAGCTGGTGTAGGTATGATTCTCAGCCTTATCATTTTCTACTATACCAAAAATAAATATGTTGTTTCTTCTACGGGAGAACAGCTGGGTGTACACGCCAACAAACTTAAAGACACTGGTATCTCAGAAACTGGCAAAACAGGTTTCAGCACCGGGCAAGTGCTATTTCTTGTAGGATCCATCATAGCAGCTATAGCATTGATGTACTTTATCCTGAATGTTGACTTTTGGGGTTCTGCTATATATGGTATGACACTTTGTTTACCATTTGCTATTCTTACAGACCGCTCCCTTACTAAAGTTGAGAAGTCAAGACTAACGGTGATCATCATAATCATGCTGTTTGTTATCTTCTTCTGGATGTGTTTTGAGCAGGCAGGTGCATCATTAACCTTCTTTGCTAATGAGCAAACTGATAGAAGGGTGTTTGGATGGGAAATGCCTGCTAGTTACTTCCAGAGTTTCAACCCTGTATTCATTGTATTGTTAGCTCCCATTTTTGCTGGATTATGGGGCTTCCTCGGCAAAAGAGGTATAGAACCACCGGCTCCTATGAAGCAGGCAATGGGCCTTGGTTTCCTTGCGCTTGGTTTCTTATTCATCTCTTTTGGAGTAACTGATAGTCCTGCAATAAAAGTGAGTATCCTTTGGCTTACCGGATTGTACTTCCTTCATACAGTGGGTGAATTGTTCCTTAGCCCGATCGGTTTGTCAATGGTGAATAAATTAACCCCGGGCCGTTTTACTTCGCTGATGATGGGTATTTGGTTTATGGCAATAGCTACAGGTAACAAACTTGCAGGTACTATGAGTGCGCTGTATCCTGATCCTTCGTCTACAGCGCCACCACCGGTTTTCCTGGGCATAACCATCGACAACCTGTATACCTACTTCATGATCTTTGTTGGATTTGCAGGTGCAGCTGCTGTCATCTTATTCCTGCTTTCATTTAAGCTAAAAGCAATGATGAAAGGCATCAGGTAG
- the purD gene encoding phosphoribosylamine--glycine ligase, producing the protein MNILLLGSGGREHALARALRYSKTCSRLLIAPGNAGTTEYGENVDIQPTDFEAIKTLCITQFIEMIVVGPEEPLVKGIYDFVVNDPELEKITVVGPSAGAAQLEGSKSFSKKFMQRYQVPTAGFAEFNEGNFEHGKNHIHAQKLPIVLKADGLAAGKGVIICDSYEEATKAFEEMVINKQFGEASEKVVVEEFLQGIELSVFVVTNGSQYKIIGHAKDYKRIGEGDTGLNTGGMGCVTPVPFANDEFMQKVEERVIKPTIRGLQEEQLAYNGFIFFGLMNVNGDPYVIEYNCRLGDPETEVILPRLKTDLLEILTAMRLGRLDDVVIEYDERAVATVVAVSEGYPGKYEKGRTINGLPADTNQQQDTIIFHAGTKTEGDTVVTNGGRVLAVTSFGTDISEAVKKSKAVLDTIHFEGMTYRKDIGYEFE; encoded by the coding sequence ATGAATATTTTACTTCTTGGTTCGGGTGGTCGTGAACATGCATTGGCAAGAGCCCTCAGGTATAGCAAAACCTGTAGCCGCTTATTGATAGCACCTGGCAATGCAGGTACTACGGAATATGGTGAGAATGTAGATATTCAGCCTACCGATTTTGAAGCTATCAAAACGCTTTGCATCACCCAATTTATTGAAATGATAGTGGTGGGTCCAGAAGAGCCACTGGTAAAAGGTATTTATGATTTTGTGGTAAATGATCCGGAACTGGAGAAGATAACAGTTGTTGGTCCTTCGGCAGGTGCAGCGCAATTAGAGGGAAGTAAATCATTCTCAAAAAAATTCATGCAGCGCTACCAAGTACCTACTGCTGGTTTTGCAGAATTCAATGAAGGAAATTTTGAGCACGGTAAAAATCATATTCATGCGCAAAAGCTACCGATCGTTTTAAAAGCTGATGGACTGGCAGCAGGTAAAGGCGTGATCATTTGCGACAGCTATGAAGAAGCAACCAAAGCTTTTGAAGAAATGGTGATTAATAAGCAGTTTGGTGAGGCTTCAGAAAAAGTGGTTGTAGAAGAGTTTTTGCAGGGAATAGAACTAAGCGTATTTGTGGTAACCAACGGCAGCCAGTACAAGATAATAGGACATGCGAAAGATTATAAACGTATAGGTGAAGGCGATACCGGGCTTAATACCGGCGGTATGGGTTGTGTTACGCCTGTGCCTTTCGCCAACGACGAATTCATGCAAAAGGTAGAAGAGCGGGTAATAAAACCTACCATTCGTGGGCTGCAAGAGGAGCAGTTAGCATATAATGGCTTTATCTTCTTTGGCCTGATGAATGTTAATGGTGATCCTTATGTAATAGAATACAACTGCAGGCTAGGCGACCCTGAAACAGAGGTGATACTTCCGAGACTAAAAACTGATCTGCTGGAAATTCTTACAGCAATGCGCCTTGGTCGGTTGGATGATGTGGTGATAGAATATGATGAAAGAGCCGTGGCCACAGTGGTAGCGGTTAGTGAAGGATATCCAGGTAAATATGAAAAGGGTAGAACCATTAATGGTTTACCTGCTGATACCAACCAGCAGCAGGATACCATCATCTTTCATGCAGGCACCAAAACAGAAGGCGATACAGTAGTAACCAATGGAGGAAGAGTACTGGCAGTAACTTCCTTTGGTACAGACATCAGTGAAGCGGTTAAGAAGTCGAAGGCTGTTTTAGATACCATCCATTTTGAGGGTATGACCTATAGGAAGGATATCGGTTATGAGTTTGAATAG
- a CDS encoding rod shape-determining protein, giving the protein MGLFNWFTQEIAMDLGTANTLIIHNEEVVVNEPSIVALDRNNLKTVLAVGKRALMMHEKTHESIRTIRPLKDGVIADFNAAELMIREMIKMIYPKKPLFPPSWRMMICIPSSITEVEKRAVRDSAEQAGAKEVYLLHEPMAAALGIGIDVEEPVGNMIIDIGGGTTGITVIALAGIVCDQSIRIAGDEFTADIMEALRRYHSLLIGERTAEQIKIQIGAAMKDLDNPPDDIPVNGRDLVTGIPKQIMVSYQEVAEALDKSIFKIEEAILKALETTPPELAADIYRRGLYLTGGGALLRGLDKRLSQKIKLPVHVADDPLKSVVRGTGIALKNYQRFPFIMR; this is encoded by the coding sequence ATGGGACTTTTCAACTGGTTTACACAAGAGATTGCAATGGACCTGGGTACCGCAAATACCCTGATCATTCATAACGAGGAGGTTGTAGTGAATGAGCCCTCAATAGTAGCACTTGACCGCAACAACCTGAAGACCGTATTGGCAGTTGGAAAACGCGCATTGATGATGCACGAAAAGACCCATGAAAGCATTCGTACCATTCGTCCACTAAAGGATGGTGTGATAGCCGACTTCAACGCTGCCGAGCTGATGATAAGGGAGATGATCAAGATGATCTATCCTAAAAAGCCTTTGTTCCCACCGAGCTGGCGTATGATGATCTGTATCCCATCAAGCATTACCGAAGTAGAAAAACGTGCGGTGCGCGATAGTGCAGAGCAGGCGGGTGCAAAAGAAGTTTACCTTCTTCATGAACCTATGGCAGCAGCACTTGGTATTGGTATAGATGTGGAGGAGCCGGTTGGTAACATGATCATTGATATAGGTGGTGGTACTACCGGTATTACGGTAATTGCATTGGCTGGTATCGTTTGCGACCAGTCTATTCGTATAGCAGGAGATGAGTTCACTGCAGATATCATGGAAGCGCTTCGTCGTTACCATAGCTTACTGATTGGTGAGCGTACTGCCGAGCAGATTAAAATCCAGATAGGTGCGGCTATGAAAGATCTTGATAACCCACCAGATGATATTCCTGTGAACGGTCGTGACCTTGTGACCGGTATTCCTAAACAAATCATGGTTAGCTACCAGGAAGTAGCAGAAGCTTTGGATAAGAGCATCTTCAAAATAGAAGAAGCTATTTTGAAAGCATTGGAAACTACACCTCCTGAGCTGGCTGCAGATATTTACCGCCGTGGTTTGTACCTGACAGGTGGTGGAGCTTTGCTTCGCGGGCTGGATAAGCGTTTGAGCCAAAAGATCAAACTTCCTGTACACGTAGCCGACGATCCGCTTAAGAGCGTAGTTCGTGGTACAGGTATAGCGCTAAAGAACTACCAGCGTTTTCCATTTATCATGAGATAA
- the mreC gene encoding rod shape-determining protein MreC yields the protein MRNIFLFIRRYFTFLFFLVLQILSITLIVKYNPSQQAAYAGVANEVTGWINLQYNKVQYYFHLKEANKQLSQENAQLRNMLGLNFESPDSTRITVLDSLVRDTVGRMRKFMWLPSKVVSNTVSSQTNYLTLHRGANQGIKKDMSVIGPNGVVGTVVEVSENYALVMSLLHRNSTVSSMLKKGNIAGKVDWDGQDPNFLTLHNIPKSAEVAKGDSVVTSTYSANFPPNIMVGTVHSIEADPSSNFVTIKLRTATNFFSIQYVNVVENVQWEEQRRLEAAMQKTK from the coding sequence GTGCGTAATATATTTCTCTTCATCAGAAGATACTTCACTTTCCTCTTCTTCCTGGTGTTGCAGATTTTATCTATTACTCTTATTGTAAAATACAATCCTTCGCAACAGGCTGCATATGCAGGTGTGGCGAACGAGGTTACCGGCTGGATCAACCTTCAGTACAACAAGGTTCAATATTATTTTCACCTGAAAGAGGCGAACAAACAGCTGTCGCAGGAGAATGCTCAATTGCGCAACATGCTGGGGCTAAACTTCGAAAGTCCTGACAGTACAAGAATTACTGTGCTGGATAGCCTGGTACGGGATACAGTTGGAAGGATGCGTAAGTTTATGTGGCTTCCATCTAAAGTGGTAAGCAATACAGTAAGTTCTCAAACCAATTACCTTACACTGCATCGTGGTGCTAACCAGGGTATAAAAAAGGATATGTCGGTTATTGGTCCCAATGGTGTGGTAGGAACGGTAGTGGAGGTTAGTGAAAATTATGCTTTGGTGATGAGTTTGCTGCACCGCAACAGCACCGTTAGCTCAATGCTGAAAAAAGGAAATATTGCTGGTAAAGTGGATTGGGACGGGCAGGATCCAAACTTCCTGACGCTTCACAACATTCCAAAGAGTGCCGAAGTAGCCAAAGGCGATTCAGTTGTAACCAGTACTTACTCAGCCAATTTTCCACCTAACATAATGGTAGGAACAGTGCATTCAATAGAAGCTGATCCGAGTAGCAACTTTGTGACCATCAAATTGAGAACGGCAACGAATTTCTTTAGCATTCAATATGTAAATGTGGTAGAGAACGTACAGTGGGAAGAACAACGCAGGCTGGAGGCTGCTATGCAAAAAACCAAATGA
- a CDS encoding rod shape-determining protein MreD, protein MSQLVRNIIRFIVFILIQVYVLNEIPPLHQFITPYLYFLFILWLPFNISRFGLLLVSFLFGLSLDYFTGRLGLHSAPCVLIAYLRPFLINLLISQEGQELNYAEPSVKSLGWAPYFLYVLVLTFLHHSYLVFIQWMEFGNIIFFLGKVTATTAVSFLLIFIAEMLFFRKQKFRTNTA, encoded by the coding sequence ATGAGCCAGCTAGTTAGAAATATCATCCGTTTTATCGTTTTCATCCTGATACAGGTGTACGTGCTCAACGAGATACCACCGTTGCACCAGTTCATTACACCCTACCTATACTTCTTATTCATTCTGTGGCTGCCTTTCAATATTTCCAGGTTTGGATTGCTGTTGGTATCATTCCTGTTTGGTCTTTCGCTCGATTATTTTACCGGGCGATTGGGATTGCATTCCGCACCTTGTGTGCTGATAGCGTACCTGCGTCCTTTTCTTATCAACCTCCTCATTTCGCAGGAAGGTCAAGAACTGAACTATGCTGAACCATCTGTAAAAAGTTTAGGCTGGGCGCCTTATTTCCTGTACGTGCTGGTGCTCACATTTCTGCACCACAGCTACCTGGTATTTATACAATGGATGGAGTTCGGAAACATCATCTTCTTCCTTGGTAAAGTCACAGCTACTACTGCTGTAAGTTTCCTGCTAATCTTCATTGCCGAAATGCTGTTCTTCCGCAAGCAAAAGTTTAGAACGAACACAGCTTAG
- the mrdA gene encoding penicillin-binding protein 2, whose amino-acid sequence MPSFNQSRKRVIQFIFIAVFSVMIIQLFNLQVLTSKYASLAMDNAVYKKIVYPSRGVIYDRKKRPILDNIARFDLTVTPFQVKGVDTFALCNILQIDTAEFRKRMITSIIKNGRYRPSVFEPLVAPALQAKLDENMYKFPGFDLTERPIRTYPYKSAAHVLGYVAEVDTAIIRKSGYFYQMGDYIGRAGLEATYEKVLMGQRGIKYLIKDNKNRIQGSYEKGIFDTAAVAGRNLYSSIDIELQQLAEKLFTNKIGGVVAINPKTGGILAMASGPSYDPNDLAGAQFRKNWGRMALDTARPLYNRAIKGQYPPGSTFKPLGALVALDQKLITPSFGYGCGGAYFQCGRPVKCTHAGGGHAANLRAALANSCNSYFVHIFRMAVDNRQYANTTMGYLKWKEYMNAFGLGVRLGVDLPSEDYASIPDTSRYNRDFGGSRRWNSCNIVTLGIGQDRMTSTPLQLANAMCLIANKGYYYTPHLIDSIQNETIEDTAFLAKYRKRHDVTHIADSTYEIVQLGMQDVVTHGTARNAMIQGIDVCGKTGTAQNPHGKNHSLFVAFAPRKDPKIAIAVIVENSGYGSTWASPIAALMMEKYLTDSISDRRKPEVERISKADLIPAAIKKWYFVKDSIRQAKLARLNKQAEVVNVQIEAPPAPSKKTTFDPEAEPNRKDSGDINTDRTPMMLPDNRKNKRDTTRP is encoded by the coding sequence ATGCCGTCATTCAATCAATCGAGGAAGAGGGTTATCCAGTTTATTTTCATTGCGGTTTTTTCAGTCATGATCATCCAGCTGTTCAACCTGCAGGTGCTTACCAGCAAGTATGCTTCGCTGGCAATGGATAATGCTGTTTACAAGAAGATCGTATACCCTAGCCGCGGTGTTATTTACGACCGTAAAAAGCGTCCCATTCTTGATAATATTGCACGCTTCGACCTTACTGTTACTCCGTTTCAGGTAAAAGGTGTTGACACGTTTGCTTTATGTAACATCCTGCAAATAGATACCGCCGAGTTCAGGAAAAGGATGATAACATCTATCATCAAAAATGGCCGCTATCGCCCAAGCGTGTTTGAACCACTGGTAGCCCCGGCGCTTCAAGCTAAGCTGGATGAGAACATGTACAAGTTCCCGGGATTTGACCTTACTGAACGACCTATCAGGACCTATCCTTATAAATCAGCTGCACACGTATTAGGTTATGTGGCTGAAGTTGATACAGCCATCATCCGTAAATCCGGTTACTTCTACCAAATGGGCGATTACATAGGTCGTGCAGGTTTGGAAGCTACCTACGAAAAAGTGTTGATGGGGCAGCGGGGTATAAAATACCTGATCAAGGACAACAAGAACAGGATACAAGGTAGCTATGAAAAAGGAATTTTTGATACTGCTGCTGTTGCAGGCCGTAATCTTTATTCCAGTATAGATATCGAATTGCAGCAATTGGCAGAAAAGCTGTTCACCAATAAAATAGGTGGTGTTGTAGCCATCAATCCTAAAACAGGTGGAATTCTGGCTATGGCTTCAGGCCCATCTTACGATCCCAACGATCTTGCAGGGGCACAATTCAGGAAAAACTGGGGTAGAATGGCGCTGGATACAGCACGTCCTCTTTATAATCGTGCAATTAAAGGTCAATACCCGCCGGGATCTACCTTCAAACCTCTGGGCGCTTTGGTCGCACTTGACCAAAAACTTATTACGCCATCTTTTGGCTATGGTTGTGGCGGTGCCTACTTCCAATGTGGCCGACCTGTAAAATGTACACACGCCGGTGGTGGACACGCTGCTAACCTACGTGCTGCATTGGCAAACTCCTGCAACTCGTATTTCGTTCACATATTCAGGATGGCTGTTGATAATCGCCAGTATGCTAATACCACCATGGGCTACCTGAAGTGGAAGGAATACATGAACGCATTTGGCCTTGGTGTAAGGCTGGGCGTGGATCTTCCAAGTGAAGACTATGCAAGTATCCCGGATACAAGCCGCTACAACCGCGATTTTGGCGGCAGCCGCAGGTGGAACAGCTGTAACATTGTGACCCTTGGTATTGGCCAGGATCGTATGACGAGCACACCACTGCAGCTGGCTAATGCCATGTGCCTGATTGCAAACAAAGGCTACTACTACACACCACACCTCATAGATAGCATCCAGAACGAAACTATTGAAGACACAGCATTTCTTGCCAAATACCGTAAGCGCCACGATGTAACACACATTGCCGACTCCACCTACGAAATAGTACAGCTGGGTATGCAGGATGTGGTTACCCATGGTACTGCCCGCAATGCAATGATCCAAGGTATAGATGTATGTGGTAAAACAGGTACAGCACAAAACCCGCACGGTAAGAACCACTCCTTGTTCGTGGCTTTTGCCCCGCGTAAAGACCCAAAAATCGCAATTGCTGTTATTGTAGAGAATTCAGGTTACGGATCTACCTGGGCTTCACCTATAGCTGCACTTATGATGGAGAAATACCTTACGGACTCAATTTCTGACAGGCGTAAACCCGAGGTAGAACGCATTTCAAAAGCAGACCTTATACCTGCAGCAATAAAAAAATGGTATTTCGTGAAAGATTCTATTCGGCAGGCAAAGCTGGCTCGCCTGAACAAGCAGGCAGAGGTAGTGAATGTGCAGATAGAAGCACCACCAGCACCAAGCAAGAAAACTACATTCGACCCTGAGGCAGAACCAAACAGGAAAGACTCAGGCGATATCAATACCGACAGAACACCGATGATGCTGCCTGATAACCGTAAAAACAAAAGAGATACAACCCGTCCATGA
- the rodA gene encoding rod shape-determining protein RodA produces MSNQNHISKGIDWSMIWLYIALVTIGLFMIFANEYKEGESILEPILNQSKDYGKQVLWVGICTVLAIFILLTDSKFFTATANLWYGFGILLCILALIIGTEVKGSKSWIVLGGFRLQPSELSKVFTCLALAKYISRQETEFSKTSAQIIGGAIALLPAIITVAQNETGLALVYFSFFLVMYREGLPPFILIAGASIGILVILSLILSPEVLMISFGITAFLAILLLRRQFRRNRWLLWIILGAWAFANFISAFAIPYAIHTMMKPYQRDRIYSLVGKPYVPQDAAEQAELEQQRAKTKGKQQNQSEYNVIQSKIAIGSGGVLGKGYLKGTQTRYDFVPEQRTDFIFCTIGEGFGFLGSVIFLGLYAILLFRMVVIAERQRSTFSRVYSYGVASIYFFHIAINICMTIGLAPVIGIPLPLISYGGSSLLTFTILLFIMIRLDADRQMVLR; encoded by the coding sequence ATGAGTAACCAGAACCATATTTCCAAAGGCATCGACTGGAGTATGATCTGGTTGTACATCGCCTTAGTCACCATCGGCCTGTTCATGATTTTTGCAAATGAATACAAAGAAGGTGAAAGCATCCTGGAACCTATTCTAAACCAAAGCAAAGATTACGGTAAGCAGGTACTGTGGGTTGGTATCTGTACGGTTCTGGCCATTTTCATTTTACTAACCGACAGTAAATTCTTTACAGCCACCGCCAATTTATGGTATGGCTTCGGTATCCTGTTGTGTATACTCGCACTGATTATAGGTACAGAGGTCAAAGGTTCAAAATCATGGATTGTCTTAGGAGGATTCCGTTTACAGCCATCGGAGCTTTCCAAAGTTTTTACCTGTTTGGCTTTAGCCAAATATATCAGCCGGCAAGAAACAGAGTTCAGTAAAACCAGTGCCCAGATAATAGGAGGTGCTATAGCTTTATTACCCGCAATCATCACCGTGGCTCAGAACGAAACAGGTCTTGCACTTGTGTATTTCTCGTTCTTCCTGGTAATGTACAGGGAAGGATTACCACCATTCATCCTCATTGCCGGAGCATCCATCGGTATTCTTGTTATCCTGTCGCTCATATTATCTCCCGAAGTCCTGATGATTTCTTTTGGGATAACGGCCTTCCTCGCAATTCTTCTATTGCGCCGCCAATTCAGGCGCAATCGCTGGCTGTTGTGGATCATCCTGGGAGCATGGGCTTTTGCCAATTTTATATCAGCTTTTGCCATACCGTATGCTATTCATACTATGATGAAGCCTTACCAGCGCGACCGCATCTACAGCCTGGTAGGTAAACCATATGTACCACAAGACGCAGCAGAACAAGCTGAACTGGAGCAGCAAAGGGCAAAAACGAAAGGCAAACAGCAGAACCAGAGCGAGTACAATGTTATCCAGTCTAAGATAGCCATTGGTTCGGGCGGTGTATTGGGTAAAGGATATTTAAAAGGCACCCAAACCAGGTACGATTTTGTGCCCGAACAGCGGACCGATTTCATCTTCTGCACCATTGGCGAGGGCTTTGGATTTTTAGGAAGCGTCATATTCCTGGGGCTCTACGCCATCCTCCTCTTCCGGATGGTGGTGATAGCCGAGCGACAGCGAAGCACCTTTAGCCGGGTGTACTCGTATGGTGTCGCCAGCATCTACTTCTTCCACATCGCCATCAACATATGTATGACCATTGGTCTTGCGCCGGTGATTGGGATCCCGCTTCCGCTCATAAGTTATGGCGGTTCATCATTGCTTACCTTTACCATTCTTCTGTTCATCATGATCCGCTTGGATGCCGACAGGCAAATGGTGTTGCGGTAA